A genome region from Natranaeroarchaeum sulfidigenes includes the following:
- a CDS encoding ABC transporter permease produces MSSDYDEALDDEVSIRERVETNPRPALFWLLGAGILFALEFSRYLGWLVELGSAAKFVFDGVAALPGWIGGNVASTLGRFAGALASDLTALVMLFVVSMILVALVLPGRLIDRFDVDLTRRGEFYAESALVTVILAIVASILAFTPLGSLVSHEISFTARLLESIAAAVPHITSPDLIPNMGHRTPDGGWAGTFMGLSPAVAWGIRVTIVFAYVGACVAWAWRGYNVYRDEYRQADWTPRDDTIRRFRNHYWGLFGLAIVLLFVVMALWASAISPVPVEENVYEPYNHEFDYLTEDGEIESTTHGSANVHTRSDGQNTVSPLSYDQYDRWAPLGTTPRGQDLLTNLTYGAQTSLVIGLTAIGLGALIAVILSLITAYYKGLADMLTVIASDTIIAIPAFLLVMLMSVLFTEANHPVAQPLDGGILLALIFAFAYWPGMWRAIRGPSLQVAEQDWVDAAKSYGQSPLRIMQKHMSPYIAGYIMIYASLLLGGVIIATAALTFLGLGISAPTPEWGRLIDQGQPYVATSSYHVATISGIMIVLVVTAFNALGDGIRDAIDPEADVGEGADSGAAGGGA; encoded by the coding sequence ATGAGTAGTGATTACGACGAGGCGCTTGACGACGAAGTATCGATTCGAGAACGAGTCGAAACGAACCCACGTCCTGCCCTGTTCTGGCTTCTCGGTGCAGGTATACTGTTCGCTCTGGAGTTCAGTCGATATCTTGGCTGGCTGGTCGAACTCGGTTCGGCGGCAAAATTCGTTTTCGACGGGGTCGCGGCGCTACCCGGTTGGATCGGTGGTAACGTAGCTTCTACCCTTGGACGGTTCGCCGGTGCGCTTGCGAGCGACTTGACTGCATTAGTGATGCTCTTTGTCGTTTCAATGATCCTCGTGGCGCTGGTACTGCCCGGGCGGCTGATAGATCGGTTCGACGTCGATCTGACTCGGCGCGGTGAGTTCTACGCGGAGAGTGCGCTGGTTACTGTGATCCTCGCTATCGTAGCCAGTATCCTCGCTTTCACACCGCTTGGCTCGCTCGTGTCGCACGAAATTAGCTTTACGGCACGCCTGCTTGAATCGATCGCTGCGGCGGTCCCACATATCACCAGCCCGGACCTGATCCCGAATATGGGACACCGTACTCCGGACGGTGGCTGGGCCGGGACGTTCATGGGCCTCTCGCCAGCGGTTGCGTGGGGTATTCGAGTCACCATAGTGTTCGCTTACGTTGGTGCGTGCGTGGCGTGGGCCTGGCGTGGATACAATGTGTACCGGGACGAGTACCGCCAAGCCGACTGGACGCCGCGGGATGATACCATCCGTCGGTTCCGCAATCATTACTGGGGACTGTTTGGTCTCGCCATCGTCCTGCTGTTCGTTGTAATGGCGCTCTGGGCGTCTGCGATCAGTCCTGTCCCCGTCGAAGAGAACGTGTACGAGCCGTATAATCACGAGTTTGACTATCTGACAGAGGACGGCGAAATCGAATCGACTACCCACGGTAGTGCAAACGTTCACACCCGTTCTGACGGACAGAACACTGTCTCCCCATTGAGTTACGATCAGTACGATCGGTGGGCGCCATTGGGGACGACACCGAGAGGGCAAGACCTGTTAACAAACCTCACCTATGGTGCCCAGACGTCGCTCGTGATCGGACTCACTGCGATCGGACTTGGTGCACTTATCGCGGTGATTCTATCGTTGATCACTGCATACTACAAAGGACTGGCTGATATGCTGACTGTGATCGCAAGCGACACCATCATCGCGATTCCAGCGTTCCTCCTGGTTATGCTCATGTCCGTGTTGTTTACCGAGGCAAATCATCCCGTTGCCCAACCACTGGATGGAGGCATACTGCTGGCGCTGATCTTTGCGTTTGCCTACTGGCCCGGGATGTGGCGTGCAATACGTGGCCCGTCATTACAGGTCGCAGAGCAGGACTGGGTCGACGCCGCGAAAAGCTACGGGCAGTCGCCACTCCGTATCATGCAAAAACACATGTCTCCGTACATCGCTGGCTACATCATGATCTACGCATCGCTACTGCTGGGTGGTGTCATTATCGCCACCGCCGCACTGACATTCCTCGGGCTCGGCATCAGTGCACCGACTCCGGAGTGGGGGCGGCTGATCGATCAGGGTCAGCCATACGTCGCTACGTCGTCGTATCACGTTGCCACGATTTCGGGGATAATGATCGTTCTCGTCGTGACGGCGTTTAACGCGCTCGGCGATGGAATCCGCGACGCAATCGATCCCGAGGCGGATGTCGGCGAGGGTGCTGACTCCGGTGCCGCGGGGGGTGGTGCCTGA
- a CDS encoding ABC transporter permease encodes MSRWEYFLKRLLLTIPVLFLVITFLFIMLRMGPIDPVAARLGPEATGAEANRMRERLGLNDPLWEQYLQFARDLILLEGQSWVVQGDRAVTAVLRDTAPPTLWLGFWAIMLPLFIGLPLGFYAGLHPNSWGDYIASVSGILWQAMPNFWLCVMLLAVLRQTQGGGWFGFDWYAFGPSFYEAGQSITGTPNLNWFADSTSYIDWGALAVDIKLILPPALVLGSASMAAELRIGRTAVLETINSNYIQTARAKGLTSRVIVWKHMFRNALIPLVPVITNEAFLLIGGSVIVEQIFNINGLGRTFFQAVIQGDLPLAGSLLFVFTVIILFLNILQDFLYTIIDPRVGYDK; translated from the coding sequence ATGAGTCGCTGGGAATACTTCCTCAAGCGGCTGTTGCTCACGATCCCCGTCCTCTTTCTGGTCATCACGTTCCTGTTTATAATGCTTCGTATGGGGCCGATCGACCCGGTCGCTGCCCGACTCGGCCCCGAGGCGACTGGTGCAGAGGCGAACCGGATGCGAGAGCGGCTTGGATTGAACGATCCGCTCTGGGAGCAGTATCTCCAGTTTGCCAGGGACCTGATTCTGCTCGAGGGGCAGTCCTGGGTTGTACAGGGAGATCGCGCCGTCACAGCAGTGCTTAGAGATACAGCACCACCAACGCTATGGCTTGGCTTCTGGGCGATCATGCTCCCGCTGTTTATCGGTCTGCCGCTCGGATTCTATGCGGGACTCCATCCCAACAGCTGGGGTGATTACATCGCGTCAGTCAGTGGTATTCTCTGGCAGGCGATGCCGAACTTCTGGCTGTGCGTGATGCTTCTGGCTGTGCTCAGACAGACACAGGGCGGGGGCTGGTTCGGATTTGACTGGTACGCGTTCGGTCCGAGTTTTTACGAGGCGGGACAGAGTATCACAGGGACGCCCAACCTCAACTGGTTCGCCGACAGTACGTCGTACATCGACTGGGGAGCACTGGCAGTCGATATTAAATTAATCCTCCCCCCGGCACTCGTTCTCGGGTCCGCGTCGATGGCTGCCGAACTGCGAATCGGACGAACCGCCGTTCTCGAAACGATCAACTCCAACTATATTCAGACCGCACGAGCGAAGGGACTGACCAGCCGCGTCATCGTCTGGAAACATATGTTCCGGAACGCTCTCATCCCGCTCGTCCCGGTGATTACCAACGAGGCGTTCTTGTTGATCGGCGGATCGGTCATCGTCGAACAGATCTTCAACATCAACGGATTGGGGAGAACCTTCTTCCAGGCAGTTATTCAGGGCGATCTTCCGCTTGCTGGTTCCCTGTTGTTCGTGTTCACAGTGATAATCCTGTTTTTGAACATCTTGCAGGACTTCCTGTACACGATTATCGATCCACGAGTGGGGTATGACAAATGA
- a CDS encoding ABC transporter substrate-binding protein, whose product MLGLLGGTATVGLAGCSAILDDDEEAENGDENGDENGEEETGTEADKAQRAWERVVENPDPEDEDIRNEAYLEIEEAVRDSVIALPLFHNLEERFWYDWVDVPETGLLGAHHQQYNTTTLDDGSDELNLINATFDEFDPIMSTDTASSAVINNVYETLTSYPNGVAELENQLLEEFEVSDDSLTWTFTIKDDVEFHGGEELTADDFVYSWRRLIESENSERANFALNTPDGVGIEHDEEDGPAIEALDDHTFEIELTGPTPGVLDIVSYSGFAVIPEGLVGDIDGYDGEVDHDEFRTEMANGTGPFEYDEFTLNEEVRLTRNDDYHGEVADLEAVHWEIIEDDDAAYTYAMEENADIFGIPTAQYDPDLIDAEEDDRGREIGEYGPLENDETANYLAVPELSTFYFGFNADRVPQEVRQAVAYVTDHEELVQDVFAGRGVEAFSFLPPALMPMDAEGYDEWVDNWPYSPNETDVQSAEQVLQDAGYSDTDPFSFTITTYEGDEPFAEAAEQTRDALAGSPVDIDLEQAPFATIQSRGEDGDLEMFSLGWIWSWEDPAYGHFGFEPKNTDTELLPTDATGYYLDWQVELEEEA is encoded by the coding sequence ATGCTCGGCCTTCTGGGCGGAACCGCGACGGTCGGACTCGCCGGCTGTTCTGCGATCCTCGACGACGATGAGGAAGCGGAGAACGGTGACGAGAACGGTGACGAGAACGGTGAGGAAGAGACGGGGACGGAAGCCGACAAGGCACAGCGTGCCTGGGAGCGGGTCGTCGAAAATCCCGATCCAGAAGACGAAGACATCCGCAACGAAGCCTATCTGGAGATCGAGGAGGCTGTTCGAGATTCGGTGATCGCACTCCCGCTGTTTCACAACCTCGAAGAGCGGTTCTGGTACGATTGGGTGGATGTTCCGGAAACTGGCCTCCTCGGTGCTCACCACCAGCAGTACAATACTACGACCCTCGACGATGGTTCCGACGAACTCAACTTGATCAATGCGACGTTCGACGAGTTCGATCCGATCATGTCGACGGACACGGCGTCCAGTGCGGTGATAAACAACGTCTACGAGACACTCACCAGCTATCCAAACGGTGTTGCAGAACTCGAAAACCAACTCCTCGAAGAGTTCGAGGTGTCCGACGACAGCCTGACGTGGACGTTCACGATCAAGGACGACGTCGAATTCCACGGTGGCGAGGAGCTAACAGCCGACGACTTCGTTTACTCGTGGCGTCGTCTCATCGAGTCCGAGAACAGCGAGCGGGCCAACTTTGCACTGAACACGCCCGACGGTGTCGGTATTGAGCACGATGAAGAGGATGGTCCCGCCATCGAAGCACTTGACGACCACACCTTCGAAATCGAGCTCACGGGACCGACTCCCGGTGTGCTCGATATTGTGAGCTACAGCGGCTTCGCCGTGATTCCGGAAGGGCTCGTCGGCGACATCGACGGATACGACGGGGAGGTCGACCACGACGAGTTCCGTACCGAGATGGCCAACGGGACTGGTCCGTTCGAGTACGACGAGTTCACTCTTAACGAAGAGGTCCGGCTGACCCGAAACGACGACTATCACGGGGAAGTTGCCGACCTCGAAGCAGTGCACTGGGAGATCATCGAAGACGATGATGCGGCCTACACCTATGCGATGGAGGAGAACGCTGACATCTTCGGGATTCCGACAGCCCAGTACGACCCCGACCTCATCGATGCCGAGGAGGACGACCGTGGCCGGGAGATCGGCGAGTATGGACCACTCGAAAACGATGAGACGGCAAACTACCTCGCAGTTCCGGAACTCAGCACGTTCTACTTCGGGTTCAACGCCGACAGGGTTCCACAGGAAGTCAGACAGGCAGTTGCCTACGTCACTGACCACGAAGAGCTAGTCCAAGACGTCTTCGCGGGACGTGGTGTCGAGGCGTTCAGCTTCCTCCCACCCGCGTTAATGCCGATGGACGCCGAGGGATACGACGAGTGGGTCGACAACTGGCCGTACTCGCCCAACGAGACCGATGTCCAGTCCGCAGAACAGGTGCTGCAGGATGCGGGTTACAGTGACACCGACCCGTTCTCGTTCACTATAACGACCTACGAGGGCGACGAACCGTTCGCTGAAGCCGCCGAACAGACCCGTGATGCGCTCGCTGGGAGCCCAGTCGACATCGACCTCGAACAGGCACCGTTCGCAACGATCCAGAGCCGCGGTGAAGACGGGGATCTTGAAATGTTCTCCCTTGGCTGGATCTGGAGCTGGGAGGACCCTGCCTACGGTCACTTCGGCTTCGAGCCGAAAAACACCGATACGGAACTTCTCCCAACGGACGCGACGGGATATTACCTCGACTGGCAGGTCGAACTGGAAGAAGAAGCCTAA
- the hpt gene encoding hypoxanthine/guanine phosphoribosyltransferase, whose translation MDQLKRSLLDAPIIEKNGYHYFVHPISDGVPMLEPELLREIVIRIIRKADLEDVDKIVTPAAMGIHISTAVSLMTDIPLVVIRKRQYGLDGEVALFQETGYSESEMYINDVYEGDRVLVLDDVLSTGGTLKAILGSLEDIGADVVDLVAVIKKVGGENALEDAAYDAKTLINVDVVDEEVVIVDENGDD comes from the coding sequence ATGGACCAGTTGAAGCGGTCGCTCCTCGACGCGCCGATTATCGAAAAGAACGGCTATCATTACTTCGTCCACCCCATCAGTGATGGGGTCCCGATGCTCGAACCCGAACTCCTCCGGGAGATCGTTATTCGCATCATCCGCAAGGCGGATCTCGAAGACGTCGACAAGATCGTTACACCCGCCGCGATGGGGATCCACATCTCCACAGCGGTCTCGCTGATGACCGACATCCCGCTGGTCGTCATCCGCAAACGCCAGTACGGGCTAGATGGCGAGGTCGCGCTCTTTCAGGAGACCGGGTACTCCGAGTCCGAGATGTACATCAACGACGTCTACGAGGGCGACCGCGTGCTCGTGCTCGACGACGTGCTCTCGACCGGTGGGACGCTAAAGGCCATTCTCGGCTCGCTCGAAGATATCGGCGCGGACGTCGTCGACCTCGTCGCTGTAATCAAAAAAGTCGGCGGCGAGAACGCGCTCGAGGACGCGGCGTACGACGCGAAGACGCTTATCAACGTTGACGTGGTGGACGAAGAAGTCGTCATCGTTGACGAGAACGGCGACGATTGA
- a CDS encoding translation initiation factor eIF-1A, which produces MSEESGRRNLRMPDDNEVFAVVTEHLGGNHVRLRCADGEERLGRIPGRMKYRTWINEDDVVLAEPWDWQDEKANIEWRYDGQAADQLRREGHIQ; this is translated from the coding sequence GTGAGCGAAGAATCTGGGCGTCGAAACCTTCGAATGCCCGACGACAATGAGGTATTTGCAGTCGTCACCGAACACCTCGGTGGCAACCACGTACGACTCCGCTGTGCTGACGGCGAGGAGCGGCTCGGCCGAATCCCCGGGCGGATGAAATACCGGACATGGATCAACGAGGACGACGTCGTCCTCGCCGAGCCGTGGGACTGGCAGGACGAGAAAGCCAACATCGAATGGCGCTACGACGGTCAGGCCGCGGATCAGCTGCGCCGTGAAGGCCACATTCAGTGA
- a CDS encoding monovalent cation/H+ antiporter subunit D family protein: MTDLQWLVAAIVLVPLLTATLPVAASLRWDNVGWGIAATILSLTFVTAVMTTVSIYREGPIRYMLGGIEWPYGIELFADEFSMLVVLLVLSICLGVLVYTRIAGPRGNYFYAAFMLLTGGMLGVVLTGDVFNLYVFLEIMAIASYALVSASKYRWSTYAAFKYLLVGTVGASFYLLGVALILAATGTLNMHDLSIRLAEAGYTEPVVIAAFVLMGIGLAIKIALFPLHTWLADAHASAPDGISAVISALMPAVAVYAFARILFTVYTPAFLEANPIIGQLVLVGALFSLFAGSLFALLQDHIKLVLAYSTVSQFGLILIGIAVANDTALFGAMLQIFGHGIVKASLFLLAGMFALRFGGIRTVEEYSGLAKRAPVMAGAFALLGIAMIGLPPTVGFVGKWYIAVGAFEEGLWIVSALVLGSTLLSAGYILPFLNRIYFYPFDGEDDGSDSITAGMLAIIVVGATIGLLLGFAAADLQAVLLSAVEQLLE, translated from the coding sequence GTGACGGATCTTCAGTGGCTCGTCGCAGCGATCGTACTCGTCCCCCTGCTGACGGCGACACTACCGGTAGCAGCGAGCTTGCGGTGGGACAACGTCGGCTGGGGGATCGCCGCGACGATCCTCTCGCTGACCTTCGTCACTGCAGTGATGACCACCGTGTCAATCTACCGCGAGGGGCCGATCCGGTACATGCTCGGGGGGATCGAGTGGCCCTACGGGATCGAGCTCTTCGCCGACGAGTTCTCGATGCTGGTCGTTTTGCTCGTCCTCTCGATCTGTCTGGGAGTACTGGTGTACACCAGAATCGCCGGGCCCCGTGGGAACTACTTCTATGCGGCGTTCATGTTGCTGACTGGTGGGATGCTCGGGGTCGTCCTTACTGGCGACGTGTTCAACCTCTACGTGTTCCTCGAGATCATGGCGATCGCCTCGTACGCCCTTGTGTCGGCCTCGAAGTACCGCTGGTCGACCTACGCGGCGTTCAAGTATCTGCTGGTCGGAACCGTCGGTGCCTCGTTCTATCTGCTGGGCGTTGCCCTCATTCTGGCGGCGACGGGGACGCTGAACATGCACGACCTGTCGATCCGCCTCGCCGAGGCGGGCTACACCGAACCGGTCGTGATCGCGGCGTTCGTGCTGATGGGGATCGGTCTCGCGATCAAGATAGCCCTCTTCCCGCTCCACACCTGGCTGGCGGACGCCCATGCCTCCGCGCCCGACGGTATCAGCGCCGTCATCTCCGCACTGATGCCTGCAGTAGCGGTCTACGCGTTTGCACGGATCCTCTTTACCGTCTACACACCAGCATTTCTGGAGGCAAACCCGATTATCGGACAGCTCGTGCTGGTCGGAGCACTGTTTAGCCTCTTTGCTGGGAGCCTCTTTGCACTCTTACAGGACCATATCAAGCTCGTTCTTGCCTACTCGACGGTCTCGCAATTCGGGCTGATTCTCATCGGCATCGCCGTCGCAAACGATACGGCGCTGTTCGGTGCCATGCTGCAGATCTTCGGTCACGGCATCGTCAAAGCGTCGCTGTTCTTGCTTGCTGGAATGTTCGCCCTCCGGTTCGGGGGCATTCGCACGGTCGAGGAGTACTCCGGACTCGCGAAACGCGCTCCGGTGATGGCCGGAGCGTTCGCCCTGCTCGGCATCGCGATGATCGGGCTGCCGCCAACGGTCGGGTTCGTCGGCAAGTGGTACATCGCGGTGGGTGCCTTCGAGGAAGGGCTCTGGATCGTCTCCGCGCTCGTCCTCGGTAGTACGCTCCTCTCTGCGGGCTACATCCTGCCGTTTCTCAACCGGATCTATTTCTATCCGTTCGACGGTGAGGACGACGGCAGCGACTCGATCACCGCCGGGATGCTTGCGATCATCGTCGTTGGTGCAACGATCGGACTTCTGCTCGGGTTTGCCGCAGCGGATCTCCAGGCTGTTCTGCTGAGTGCCGTCGAACAATTGCTAGAGTGA
- a CDS encoding Na(+)/H(+) antiporter subunit D, producing MEALSSLQPALLVLFAALLVPVLSRRLAHAVGVVSLLGVVVWAVLVPDGIGPTYTFMGFELILLSVDDFTRLMAIIFGGFGAAAVAYAYYADTDRRHLMWGLAYVGPSIWTVTVGDWLALLIGWEVMAIASTVFVWLSGGAAIRAGYRYAIAHGIGGSLLLGGVVLYLVSAGADPTALHFDGTGITGFETAIAGTTVSLAALLAGLGIGVNTAMVGLHTWLPDTYPRPNVATSVFLACYTTKSAVYAAYRAFPDGNVLLAFMGASMAIYGASYALAQKDMRRLLSYHIQSQVGFMLAGIGIGTSLGIAGGFAHLFNHILYKGLLFMAAGILILQLRKEKLNEFGAIGTSAPIALGLFLVGALSITGVPGFNGFISKGMVMDAADYQFVAPGALPADTLLWMLYVGSVGTFASFIKFGYYAFLDGEPIESTDANLGHALVGGVVAAGCIVYGVYYQGLFAILPEIGNVGMELDPYSTSHLLKAVGLAAGGLVVFAVLKRPVLDSLHGGTDVDRIYDPVAFFGTRSLSGGIGGLYNRVDDAVVRTGWSLVGTAHDPSRRIRALLPEHWRERYDQRVERTPGKTGGKLGIGHTIYVATGVLMLALGLALFI from the coding sequence ATGGAGGCGTTGTCCTCACTCCAGCCTGCACTGCTGGTCCTGTTCGCAGCACTGCTCGTCCCTGTCCTCTCCCGCCGACTAGCTCACGCGGTCGGCGTCGTCTCACTACTCGGGGTCGTCGTCTGGGCGGTGCTCGTCCCCGACGGTATCGGCCCGACCTACACGTTCATGGGGTTCGAGCTGATCCTTCTGTCAGTCGACGACTTCACCCGACTGATGGCGATTATCTTCGGTGGCTTCGGTGCTGCAGCCGTCGCCTACGCCTACTACGCCGACACCGATCGACGACATCTCATGTGGGGGCTCGCGTACGTGGGCCCGTCCATCTGGACGGTCACGGTCGGCGACTGGCTTGCACTCCTGATCGGCTGGGAAGTGATGGCCATCGCCAGCACGGTGTTCGTCTGGCTCTCCGGTGGTGCTGCGATCCGTGCAGGCTACCGCTACGCGATCGCACACGGAATCGGTGGGAGCCTCCTGCTCGGCGGCGTCGTGCTCTATCTGGTGTCGGCAGGGGCGGATCCGACGGCACTGCACTTCGACGGCACCGGCATCACCGGCTTCGAGACGGCGATCGCCGGGACGACGGTCTCGCTGGCCGCGCTGCTGGCCGGACTCGGAATCGGTGTCAACACGGCGATGGTCGGGCTACACACCTGGCTTCCCGACACCTACCCCCGCCCGAACGTGGCCACGTCGGTGTTCCTCGCGTGTTATACCACGAAGTCGGCGGTCTACGCCGCCTACCGCGCGTTTCCCGACGGGAACGTCTTGTTGGCGTTTATGGGTGCTTCGATGGCGATCTACGGGGCCAGTTACGCGCTGGCTCAGAAGGACATGCGCAGACTGCTGTCCTATCACATCCAGTCACAGGTCGGCTTCATGCTCGCCGGGATCGGCATCGGGACCTCCCTCGGGATCGCAGGCGGGTTCGCACACCTGTTCAACCACATCCTCTACAAGGGACTGTTGTTCATGGCCGCCGGGATCCTGATCCTCCAGCTTCGCAAGGAGAAACTGAACGAGTTCGGAGCGATCGGGACATCTGCACCGATCGCACTGGGCCTGTTCCTCGTCGGTGCACTCTCCATTACGGGCGTTCCGGGGTTCAACGGGTTCATCAGCAAGGGCATGGTGATGGACGCGGCCGACTACCAGTTCGTGGCACCGGGAGCGCTTCCCGCCGACACGCTGCTGTGGATGCTGTACGTCGGTAGCGTCGGAACCTTCGCCTCGTTTATCAAGTTCGGATACTACGCGTTCCTCGACGGTGAGCCCATCGAGAGCACCGACGCAAATCTTGGACACGCCCTCGTCGGGGGGGTCGTCGCCGCGGGCTGTATCGTCTACGGCGTGTACTATCAGGGCCTGTTCGCCATCCTCCCGGAGATCGGAAACGTTGGCATGGAACTGGACCCGTACTCCACGTCGCACCTGCTCAAGGCCGTCGGACTGGCAGCAGGTGGACTCGTCGTGTTCGCCGTGCTGAAACGTCCGGTGCTGGATTCACTCCACGGTGGGACTGACGTCGACCGTATCTACGATCCGGTGGCGTTCTTCGGGACGCGCTCGCTCTCGGGCGGTATCGGCGGCCTATACAACCGAGTCGACGACGCCGTCGTCAGAACGGGCTGGTCGCTGGTCGGGACTGCCCACGATCCGAGTCGTCGAATCCGCGCGCTTCTCCCGGAGCACTGGCGTGAACGCTATGACCAACGGGTCGAACGGACGCCGGGGAAGACCGGCGGTAAACTCGGTATCGGGCATACGATCTACGTTGCGACGGGCGTGTTGATGCTGGCGCTCGGACTGGCGCTGTTCATATAA
- a CDS encoding proton-conducting transporter transmembrane domain-containing protein, giving the protein MSSLAAAAVPATATTEVWSLRPAAVLAIPIVAISLIFLSKDRPNVREGWSLLAAVSMFAIVASMVPPVLDGQVLYTDLGTFVSDIELQIRADALGMVFALVSSGLYVVTVLYSIGYMRGHHEPFQTRFFAMLCTSVGAALGVAFAANLFVLLIFYEILTLATYPLVAHDESREARVSGFKYLAYALSGGIAIFGGMIVVFALTGDISFTRGGIEGMAAIAEENTWAARGAFALLAGGFAVKAGLMPVHAWLPSAMVAPTPVSGLLHAVAVVKAGAFGIARTVIDVFGPATVGDLGMGVPLAILAATTILVASLFALRQDNLKARLAYSTIAQLSYIVLGLSLLTSLGLMGGLLHIPAHAFAKLTLFLCAGALYIELDVKYISEMAGVGKRMPITMGAFGLASFSMAGIPVLAGFVSKWHIMAGGVDAGYLLVVPVLVLSGALNIAYFWPIVYTAFFEDEEAAGQKPVVEHRFGGETDHAAIRPDGGTSADDHHGHEQLPPADGWDRASLRVEETTVLMLVPLMTTATLMLLFGIAPDRMVFLELIQLIVDGAMEVSA; this is encoded by the coding sequence ATGAGTAGCCTCGCTGCCGCGGCCGTTCCGGCAACCGCGACGACGGAGGTCTGGTCGCTCCGACCGGCCGCGGTGCTGGCCATTCCGATCGTCGCCATTTCGCTCATCTTCCTCTCGAAGGACCGGCCGAACGTTCGGGAAGGGTGGTCGCTGCTGGCAGCAGTCTCGATGTTCGCCATCGTCGCGAGCATGGTCCCGCCGGTGCTCGATGGACAGGTGTTGTACACCGATCTCGGGACGTTCGTCAGCGATATCGAGCTTCAAATCCGTGCGGACGCGCTTGGGATGGTCTTTGCACTCGTCTCCAGCGGACTCTACGTTGTGACTGTCCTGTACAGCATCGGCTACATGCGGGGTCATCACGAACCGTTCCAGACCCGGTTCTTCGCGATGCTGTGTACCAGCGTGGGTGCGGCCCTGGGTGTCGCGTTCGCCGCGAACCTGTTCGTCCTGCTGATCTTCTATGAGATCCTGACGCTGGCGACGTATCCGCTCGTGGCACACGACGAGTCGCGCGAGGCACGTGTCTCCGGGTTCAAATATCTCGCCTACGCGCTCTCGGGCGGGATCGCGATTTTCGGCGGTATGATCGTCGTGTTCGCCCTCACTGGTGATATCTCCTTTACCCGTGGTGGAATCGAGGGAATGGCGGCGATCGCCGAGGAGAACACCTGGGCGGCCCGTGGTGCCTTCGCCCTGCTCGCCGGTGGGTTCGCGGTGAAGGCCGGGCTGATGCCGGTTCACGCCTGGCTCCCGAGTGCTATGGTCGCGCCGACACCCGTCTCCGGGCTGTTGCACGCGGTCGCAGTCGTCAAGGCCGGGGCATTCGGCATCGCCCGGACCGTTATCGATGTCTTCGGTCCGGCGACGGTCGGGGATCTCGGGATGGGAGTCCCGCTTGCGATCCTCGCGGCCACGACGATACTGGTTGCGAGTCTGTTCGCGCTCCGTCAGGATAATCTCAAGGCCCGGCTCGCCTACTCCACGATCGCGCAACTGTCTTACATCGTCCTCGGACTCTCGTTGCTGACCTCGCTGGGACTGATGGGCGGGCTGTTACACATCCCGGCCCACGCGTTCGCGAAGCTGACGCTGTTCCTCTGTGCGGGTGCCCTGTACATAGAACTAGACGTCAAGTACATCAGCGAGATGGCTGGCGTCGGCAAACGGATGCCGATCACGATGGGTGCGTTCGGGCTCGCCAGCTTTAGCATGGCTGGCATCCCGGTACTCGCCGGCTTCGTCAGCAAGTGGCACATTATGGCTGGTGGTGTCGACGCGGGCTATCTGCTCGTGGTGCCCGTGCTGGTGCTGTCGGGGGCGCTCAATATCGCGTACTTCTGGCCGATCGTGTACACGGCGTTCTTCGAGGACGAAGAGGCGGCCGGACAGAAGCCGGTCGTCGAGCACCGGTTCGGCGGCGAAACCGATCACGCCGCGATTCGGCCCGACGGCGGGACCAGCGCGGATGATCATCACGGCCACGAACAGCTTCCACCGGCCGACGGCTGGGATCGTGCCAGCCTGCGCGTCGAGGAAACGACAGTGTTGATGCTCGTACCACTGATGACGACAGCGACCCTCATGCTGCTGTTCGGTATCGCTCCAGATCGAATGGTGTTCCTGGAACTAATCCAGTTGATCGTCGACGGTGCAATGGAGGTGAGCGCGTGA
- a CDS encoding cation:proton antiporter subunit C: MIEIGAYHYYFTSFALFLIGLYMMIDNRNLIKKVIGLNFTQISVYLMLVTIGYVDGATPPILGLEEPHSNPLVHVLVLTAIVVGVALTALALALVIRLYTEFGTLDAKEIEAQIAADDRTASNRGGNDE, encoded by the coding sequence ATGATCGAGATCGGTGCCTATCACTACTACTTCACGTCGTTCGCGCTGTTCCTGATCGGGCTGTACATGATGATCGACAACCGAAATCTCATCAAAAAAGTGATCGGGCTGAACTTCACACAGATCTCGGTCTACCTGATGTTGGTTACGATCGGCTATGTCGATGGGGCGACGCCACCGATCCTTGGCCTCGAAGAACCACACTCGAATCCGCTGGTGCATGTGCTTGTACTGACTGCTATCGTCGTTGGCGTCGCACTGACCGCACTGGCACTGGCGCTCGTGATCCGGTTGTACACTGAGTTCGGGACGCTCGATGCAAAGGAGATCGAGGCCCAAATCGCGGCCGACGACAGGACCGCGTCCAACCGGGGTGGGAACGATGAGTAG